In one Scomber japonicus isolate fScoJap1 chromosome 6, fScoJap1.pri, whole genome shotgun sequence genomic region, the following are encoded:
- the LOC128360023 gene encoding P2Y purinoceptor 14-like, with amino-acid sequence MDDLVGVEVTSVTNQTDDINQCDQTDTKAHLFFMPVYSLVFVVGLVLNSLTLKGYFCSAQQQVSSIMMVYLRNLAVSDFLLCLYLPLRIIKYISRSVTFHLVYCNFAVFGLYLNMYASILFMGYIAANRYLKIIYPSGNHFLRTVQAACIISTVTWTFLLAPVMSYVTMSLLTQEAPTVVPDSCESLHNAQVHVFYKTIHIYSTVIFLVVLVSLVFFYYSASRSVLQAQQKQLASSSCKKLRRSRRKMLVLVSVFCVCFVPYHLVRLPYIFLHRQCSLSKVFYYLKELTILLSVLNVCLDPFIYFFFSKAFRSQLSRARAKQGE; translated from the exons ATGGATGACCTGGTAGGAGTGGAAGTGACCTCAGTTACCAACCAGACTGATGATATCAATCAATGTGATCAGACAGACACAAAGGCTCACCTCTTCTTCATGCCGGTCTACAGTCTGGTGTTTGTA gTGGGTTTGGTCCTCAACAGTCTTACCCTGAAGGGTTACTTCTGCTCggctcagcagcaggtgtccaGCATCATGATGGTCTACCTGAGAAACCTGGCAGtctctgacttcctgctctgcctctACCTTCCCCTCCGCATCATCAAGTACATCAGCAGATCCGTCACCTTCCACCTGGTTTACTGCAACTTTGCCGTCTTTGGATTGTACCTCAACATGTACGCCAGCATCCTGTTCATGGGTTACATCGCTGCTAACAG GTATCTGAAGATCATCTATCCTTCAGGAAACCACTTCCTGCGGACAGTTCAGGCTGCCTGCATCATCTCCACGGTAACCTGGACTTTCCTGCTGGCCCCAGTGATGTCGTACGTCACCATGTCACTCCTCACACAGGAAGCTCCGACTGTTGTCCCTGACAGTTGTGAAAGCTTGCACAATGCCCAGGTCCATGTATTCTACAAAACCATCCACATTTATTCCACCGTCATTTTCTTGGTCGTCCTGGTCTCCTTGGTCTTCTTCTACTACAGCGCCTCCCGCAGTGTGTTGCAGGCACAGCAGAAGCAGCTGGCATCCTCCAGCTGCAAGAAGCTCAGGAGGTCACGCAGGAAAATGTTGGTGCTGGTCAGCGTTTTCTGCGTTTGTTTTGTGCCTTACCACCTGGTTCGCCTTCCCTACATCTTCCTACACAGGCAGTGCTCTTTGAGCAAAGTGTTTTACTACCTGAAGGAGCTGACCATCCTGTTGTCAGTTCTTAATGTCTGCCTGGATCCGTtcatctacttcttcttctctaaggCGTTCCGGTCCCAGTTGAGCCGCGCGCGTGCCAAGCAGGGGGAATGA
- the LOC128360025 gene encoding P2Y purinoceptor 14-like, whose product MDVTSSSNQSSANTQSQVNSQCEHIDKSGHLFFALAYSLVFVVGLVLNGFTLKVYFCSAQLQVSNIMMVYLKNLAASDFLLCLCLPFYIANYVSSSVTLRLVHCIFASCAFYLNMYASILFMGYIAADRYFKIIHPLRTHILRTVKAARIISTVTWVFFLALMTSYITLWHLTKPELTFVPDKCDTLESPQVIVFYKIIHVSSATTFLFVLVCMIFFYYSASRSLLQAQQRQLASSSCKKLMRSNRKMLVLVSVFCVCFVPYHLTLIPYALLRKYCSLRLMLHYLIEGTILLSVFNVCLDPVIYFFSCKAFRTNLNLERVFTRNKQTPRTETRRNEGQLSIIHTN is encoded by the exons ATGGACGTGACCTCATCATCCAACCAGTCCTCAGCTAACACCCAGAGCCAAGTCAACAGTCAATGTGAACACATTGATAAATCAGGCCACCTCTTCTTTGCACTGGCCTACAGTCTGGTGTTTGTG GTGGGTTTGGTCCTCAACGGCTTCACCCTGAAGGTTTACTTCTGCTCAGCTCAGCTGCAGGTGTCCAATATCATGATGGTCTACCTGAAGAACCTGGCAGCCtctgacttcctgctctgcctctgcctccccTTCTATATAGCCAACTACGTCAGCAGCTCCGTCACTCTCCGCCTGGTCCACTGCATCTTTGCCTCCTGCGCCTTTTACCTCAACATGTACGCCAGCATCCTGTTCATGGGTTACATTGCTGCTGACAG GTATTTTAAAATCATCCATCCTTTAAGAACTCACATCCTGCGGACAGTGAAGGCTGCCCGCATCATCTCCACGGTAACCTGGGTTTTCTTCTTGGCCCTTATGACCTCCTACATCACCCTGTGGCACCTCACCAAGCCAGAATTGACCTTTGTCCCTGACAAATGTGACACCTTGGAAAGCCCCCAGGTCATTGTATTCTACAAAATCATCCACGTCAGCTCCGCCACCACATTCCTGTTTGTCCTTGTCTGCATGATCTTCTTCTACTACAGCGCCTCACGCAGTTTGTTGCAGGCACAGCAGAGGCAGCTGGCATCCTCCAGCTGCAAGAAGCTCATGAGGTCAAACAGGAAAATGTTGGTGCTGGTCAGCgtcttctgtgtttgttttgtgcccTACCACCTCACTCTCATTCCCTATGCCTTACTGAGGAAGTATTGCTCCTTACGCCTGATGTTGCACTACCTGATTGAAGGGACCATCTTACTGTCAGTCTTCAATGTCTGTCTGGATCCAGTCATCTACTTCTTCAGCTGTAAGGCCTTTCGGACCAATTTGAACCTGGAGAGAGTGTTCACCAGGAACAAGCAAACACCGCGCACAGAGACAAGAAGGAACGAGGGGCAGCTGAGCATCATCCACACCAACTGA
- the LOC128360026 gene encoding P2Y purinoceptor 14-like: MDELVGVTVTSVTNQTADDINRCDQTDTKAHLFFMVVYTLVFVVGLVLNSLILKVYFCSAQQQVSSVMMVYLRNLAVSDFLLCLCLPLRIINYISSSVTFHLVYCNFAIIGLHLNMYASILFMGYIAVNRYLKIIYPLGNHFLRTVQAARIISTVTWIFLLAPVISFVTMSLLTQEALTVVPDRCESFHSSQVHIFYKVIDISFTVIFLVVLVSLIFFYHSASRSVLQAQQRQLASSSCKKLRRSRRKMLVLVSVFCICFVPYHLVRLPYIFLYRQCSLSKVFYYLKELTILLSVLNVCLDPFIYFFFSKAFRAQLTSTLQRGEMKGSREPPTVRHY, encoded by the exons ATGGATGAGCTGGTAGGAGTGACAGTAACCTCAGTTACCAACCAGACCGCTGATGATATCAATCGATGTGATCAGACAGACACAAAGGCTCACCTCTTCTTCATGGTGGTCTACACTCTGGTGTTTGTA gTGGGTTTGGTCCTCAACAGTCTCATCCTGAAGGTTTACTTCTGCtcagctcagcagcaggtgtccaGCGTCATGATGGTCTACCTGAGAAACCTGGCAGtctctgacttcctgctctgcctctgccttCCCCTCCGCATCATCAACTACATCAGCAGCTCCGTCACCTTCCACCTGGTTTACTGCAACTTTGCCATTATTGGATTGCACCTCAACATGTACGCCAGCATCCTGTTCATGGGTTACATCGCTGTTAACAG GTATCTGAAGATCATCTATCCTTTAGGAAATCACTTCCTACGGACAGTTCAGGCTGCCCGCATAATCTCCACGGTAACCTGGATTTTCCTGCTGGCCCCAGTGATCTCGTTTGTCACCATGTCACTCCTCACACAGGAAGCTCTGACTGTTGTCCCTGACAGGTGTGAAAGCTTTCACAGCTCCCAGGTCCATATATTCTACAAAGTCATCGACATCTCCTTCACCGTCATTTTCTTGGTTGTCCTGGTCTCTCTGATCTTCTTCTACCACAGCGCCTCCCGCAGTGTGTTGCAGGCACAGCAGAGACAGCTGGCATCCTCCAGCTGCAAGAAGCTCAGGAGGTCACGCAGGAAAATGTTGGTGCTGGTCAGCGTCTTCTGCATTTGTTTTGTGCCTTACCACCTGGTTCGCCTTCCCTACATCTTTCTATACAGGCAGTGCTCTTTGAGCAAAGTGTTTTACTACCTGAAGGAGCTGACCATCCTGCTGTCAGTTCTTAATGTCTGCCTGGATCCGTtcatctacttcttcttctctaaggCGTTCCGGGCGCAGCTGACATCCACATTGCAAAGAGGGGAAATGAAGGGCAGCCGAGAGCCACCAACAGTGAGACACTACTGA
- the LOC128360027 gene encoding P2Y purinoceptor 14-like, with amino-acid sequence MDVTSSSNQSSANTQSQVNSQCEHIDKSGHLFFALAYSLVCVVGLVLNGFTLKVYFCTAQRQVSNIMMVYLKNLAASDFLLCLCLPSYIANYISSSVTLRLVHCIFASCAFYLNMYASILFMGYIAADRYFKIIHPLRTHILRTVKAARIISTVTWVFFLALMTSYITLWHLTKPELTFVPDKCDTLESPQVIVFYKIIHVSSATTFLFVLVCMIFFYYSASRSLLQAQQRQLASSSCKKLMRSNRKMLVLVSVFCVCFVPYHLTLIPYALLRKYCSLRLMLHYLIEGTILLSVFNVCLDPVIYFFSCKAFRTNLNLERVFTRNKQTPRTETRRNEGQLSIIHTN; translated from the exons ATGGATGTGACCTCATCATCCAACCAGTCCTCAGCTAACACCCAGAGCCAAGTCAACAGTCAATGTGAACACATTGATAAATCAGGCCACCTCTTCTTTGCACTGGCCTAcagtctggtgtgtgtg GTGGGTTTGGTCCTCAACGGCTTCACCCTGAAGGTTTACTTCTGCACAGCTCAGCGGCAGGTGTCCAACATCATGATGGTCTACCTGAAGAACCTGGCAGCCtctgacttcctgctctgcctctgcctccccTCCTACATAGCCAACTACATCAGCAGCTCCGTCACTCTCCGCCTGGTCCACTGCATCTTTGCCTCCTGCGCCTTTTACCTCAACATGTACGCCAGCATCCTGTTCATGGGTTACATTGCTGCTGACAG GTATTTTAAAATCATCCATCCTTTAAGAACTCACATCCTGCGGACAGTGAAGGCTGCCCGCATCATCTCCACAGTAACCTGGGTTTTCTTCTTGGCCCTTATGACCTCCTACATCACCCTGTGGCACCTCACCAAGCCAGAATTGACCTTTGTCCCTGACAAATGTGACACCTTGGAAAGCCCCCAGGTCATTGTATTCTACAAAATCATCCACGTCAGCTCCGCCACCACATTCCTGTTTGTCCTTGTCTGCATGATCTTCTTCTACTACAGCGCCTCACGCAGTTTGTTGCAGGCACAGCAGAGGCAGCTGGCATCCTCCAGCTGCAAGAAGCTCATGAGGTCAAACAGGAAAATGTTGGTGCTGGTCAGCgtcttctgtgtttgttttgtgcccTACCACCTCACTCTCATTCCCTATGCCTTACTGAGGAAGTATTGCTCCTTACGCCTGATGTTGCACTACCTGATTGAAGGGACCATCTTACTGTCAGTCTTCAATGTCTGTCTGGATCCAGTCATCTACTTCTTCAGCTGTAAGGCCTTTCGGACCAATTTGAACCTGGAGAGAGTGTTCACCAGGAACAAGCAAACACCGCGCACAGAGACAAGAAGGAACGAGGGGCAGCTGAGCATCATCCACACCAACTGA
- the LOC128360028 gene encoding P2Y purinoceptor 14-like produces the protein MINDKEYHVYILYARNSEEEQFVLSTLRRVLENELGYSVCIFDRDSLPGGNDKEYDVYISYARNSEEEQFVLSTLCRVLENELGYSVGLVLNGFTLKVYFCHITLWHLTKPELTFVPDKCDTLESPQVIVFYKIIHICSTAIFLFVLVCMIFFYYSASRSVLQAQQSVGSSSCQKLMKSNRNVGAASIQFTESHLSVTTVWWSSVTSTNMGDLVGVGVTSVTNQTADDDINQCDHRDTKAHLFFMVVYTLVFVVGLVLNSLTLKVYFCSAQQQVSSIMMVYLRNLAVSDFLLCLCLPLRIINYISSSVTFRLVYCNIAVSGLYLNMYASILFMGYIAANRYLKIIDPLGNHFLRTVQAARIISTVTWVFLLAPVISFVSMSLLTQEAPTVVPDSCESLHSSQVHVFYKIIHISSCITFLFVLVSLVFFYHSASRSVLQAQQRQLASSSCKKLRRSRRKMLVLVSVFCVCFVPYHLVRLPYIFLPRQCSLSKVFYYLKELSVLLSVLNVCLDPVVYFFFSKAFRAQLTSTLQRGEMKGSQEPPKPLDPGSDSEYGLTAADITVGKQAYSDWLEIKVWVTLQAS, from the exons atGATAAGGAGTACGACGTCTACATCTCGTACGCCaggaacagtgaggaggaacagTTCGTTCTGTCGACTCTTTGCAGAGTTCTGGAGAACGAGCTCGGATACTCA GTGGGTTTGGTCCTCAACGGCTTCACCCTGAAGGTTTACTTCTGCCACATCACCCTGTGGCACCTCACCAAGCCAGAATTGACCTTTGTCCCTGACAAATGTGACACCTTGGAAAGCCCCCAGGTCATTGTATTCTACAAAATCATCCACATCTGCTCCACTGCCATCTTCCTGTTTGTCCTTGTCTGCATGATCTTCTTCTACTACAGCGCCTCCCGCAGTGTGTTGCAGGCACAGCAGAGCGTGGGATCCTCCAGCTGCCAGAAGCTCATGAAGTCAAACAGGAATGTTGGTGCTG CCTCCATCCAGTTCACTGAGTCACATCTGAGTGTGACCACAGTGTGGTGGAGTTCAGT AACCTCCACAAACATGGGTGACCTGGTAGGAGTGGGAGTGACCTCAGTTACCAACCAGACCGCTGATGATGATATCAATCAATGTGATCACAGAGACACAAAGGCTCACCTCTTCTTCATGGTGGTCTACACTCTGGTGTTTGTA gTGGGTTTGGTCCTAAACAGTCTCACCCTGAAGGTTTACTTCTGCtcagctcagcagcaggtgtccaGCATCATGATGGTCTACCTGAGAAACCTGGCAGtctctgacttcctgctctgcctctgccttCCCCTCCGCATCATCAACTACATCAGCAGCTCTGTCACCTTCCGCCTGGTTTACTGCAACATTGCCGTCTCCGGATTGTACCTTAACATGTACGCCAGCATCCTGTTCATGGGTTACATCGCTGCTAACAG GTATCTGAAGATCATCGATCCTTTAGGAAATCACTTCCTGCGGACAGTTCAGGCTGCCCGCATAATCTCCACAGTAACCTGGGTTTTCCTGCTGGCCCCAGTGATCTCGTTTGTCAGCATGTCACTCCTCACACAGGAAGCTCCGACTGTTGTCCCTGACAGTTGTGAAAGCTTGCACAGCTCCCAGGTCCATGTATTCTACAAAATCATCCACATCTCCTCCTGCATCACCTTCCTGTTTGTCCTGGTCTCTCTGGTCTTCTTCTACCACAGCGCCTCCCGCAGTGTGTTGCAGGCACAGCAGAGGCAGCTGGCATCCTCCAGCTGCAAGAAGCTCAGGAGGTCACGCAGGAAAATGTTGGTGCTGGTCAGCGTCTTCTGCGTTTGTTTTGTGCCTTACCACCTGGTTCGCCTTCCCTACATCTTCCTACCCAGGCAGTGCTCTTTGAGCAAAGTGTTTTACTACCTGAAGGAGCTGAGCGTCCTGCTGTCAGTTCTTAATGTCTGCCTGGATCCGGTtgtctacttcttcttctctaaggCGTTCCGGGCGCAGCTGACATCCACATTGCAAAGAGGGGAAATGAAGGGCAGCCAAGAGCCACCAAAA CCTCTTGATCCAGGATCAGACTCTGAGTATGGTCTTACAGCTGCAGACATTACTGTAGGTAAACAGGCTTATTCTGACTGGCTGGAGATCAAGGTGTGGGTCACACTTCAAGCCAGTTAA